In a genomic window of Melitaea cinxia chromosome 2, ilMelCinx1.1, whole genome shotgun sequence:
- the LOC123664787 gene encoding DNA replication complex GINS protein SLD5: MDTEDIELSEDEEEITAETVLKTLQNAWQNERLAPEILPHHNDMVECMLGQIQHMERNINKLPKTDLRSCIHKMELNRIKYIICNYLKTRLNKIEKFCIAIVNEEKQRIEAGTNYLTPSEFRYAQEYILNMESHFKSTVLNHVPGNMQSFELNKMAIYPNYQSHVFLKANETVNGIILEDLLGDQDEEIDIEEGSQHILQYKPIADLVKNGKVQLV; the protein is encoded by the exons ATGGATACTGAAGACATAGAGTTAAGTGAAGATGAGGAAGAAATTACAGCAGAAACAGTGTTAAAAACCCTTCAAAACGCTTGGCAAAATGAACGTTTGGCACCAGAAATACTTCCCCATCATAACGATATGGTCGAATGTATGTTAGGACAAATACAACATATGGAACGAAACATTAATAAACTACCTAAAACAGATCTACGTTCGTGTATCCACAAAATGGaattaaatagaattaaatacataatttgtaattatctGAAGACTaggttaaataaaatagaaaaattttgCATTGCTATAGTTAATGAGGAGAAGCAACGAATAGAAGCTGGTACGAATTATTTAACTCCATCTGAATTTAGATATGCTCAggaatacattttaaacatgGAGAGTCATTTTAAAAGTACAGTATTGAATCATGTCCCGGGGAATATGCAATCATTTGAACTGAATAAAATGGCTATATATCCTAATTATCAATCTCATGTATTTCTTAAGGCTAACGAAACTGTTAATGGAATTATACTAGAAGATCTATTGGGTGATCAAGATGAAGAAATAGATATAGAAG AGGGTTCCCAGCATATATTACAATACAAACCAATTGCGGATTTAGTTAAAAATGGCAAAGTTCaacttgtttaa